The sequence GCCGAATCGACCGACACCCTCCATGTCCTGCGTCTCCTTGGCCACGTCCGCTCCCTTGGCGCGCAATTGCGCGAGCATCGCATCCAGGTCGCGGACCCGGAAGTTGAGCATGGCCTGTTGGGTGCGGGACCCGAAGTAGTCGGTCTCGGACTCGAATGTCGCGAACACCGTTGGCCCGGTTCCCTGACGCCACAGGCCGTTCTCGTCGGCATCCAGGCCCAGGCAATCGCGATACCACGCGCTCAGGGCCGCCGGGTCGGCGGCCCGCATGAAGTAACCACCGATTCCAAGCACACGTTCCATGCCGCCATCTTGCCAGGACGCCGATCGCGCGGAAGGGCACCACACCACGGCCCGCTTCCCCCGCCGTCTGTCCGTCCCCGCCCAGTTCCTGCGGGCCGGCCTCACCACGTGGACTCCGCACATCGGGCCCGGCACCATGATCGTGTCGCTGATGAAGGGCATCGAGCGCGACACCGGCAAACGAGCGAGCGAGGTCATCGCCGAGGTGACCGGCGTGAGCGCGGACCGGATCGCGGTGCTGTCGGGGCCGAATCTCGCCCGGGAGATCATGACCGGGCAGCCCGCCACCGCGACCATCGCCTGTCCCGACGAGGACGCCGCACGCCGTTTTCAAGCGGCATGCCACACCCCCTACTTCCGGCCCTACACCAGCACCGACGTGATCGGCCGCGAGCTGGTGGCGCGGTGAAGAACTTCATCGCCCTCGCCACAGGCGTCGCAGTCGGCATGGGCCTGGGCGACACGCGGCAGCCCTCCGCTGCTCCACGAGAAGATCAGCCTCACAGGGGCCGCAGCCGCGCTGATGCAACGGCCCCCCAAGCCCGAGCGCTGACCCAGGAGCCCCTGCCCCGGGGCGCGCCTCCTGCGCCGTTCCCGGTAAGCGTGCCGCACGAGGCCAGGGTGCCGCGCGGCGCCGGCAGGCCCGCTACGAGGATCAGAGCCTGACGTGATCTTCGCAAGACCGCCGTGCGGCGGACGGCCAACGGCCGAATGCGGTCAACCGGGGCGGGAGAGGTGCCCACGCGCCGGGTACAGCGCGCAGACGCGGCCCGCGCAGGCTTCAGGACTCGAGTCGTTCCCGGTCTCCCATCACCACGACGGGGTGCTGTGCGGGATCCAGGACGCGCAGAAGGATCTTCATGCCGGTCTCCGGGACGGTGACGCAGGCCGACGTGCCGTCACCATGGTCCGTGTGCAGCCAGATTCCGCCGCCCTTTTCCACCCCGTCGGGGCGGCTCCAGTCGAAGGGCGGGGCGCTCTTGAGCCGGTTGTAGTCGATGGCGATGACGTAGTCGAAGTCATGGGCGTGGGCTTCGTCCGGATTCAGCATGGCCGCGTAGGCGTTGTCGTCCTGCCAGTACTCCAGCCGGCTTCCGGGGTCCTCGAGCGTGCCTCCCGCGTCGGTGAGGGTGAACACGCCAACAGGACTGCGCTCGTCGTCCATGTGGTGGTCCGTCGTCCAGCCCAGCCTGCCGTTGTGTGCGGGCCAGCTGGCCGTTCGCTCCCAGGTCGAGGACCGCCTCTGGTAGAGAACGGCGAGGCTGTCGGGTGAGTCCCAGCGTTCACCGTAAACGACCACCGCCTGTCTGGTACTGGCCGGTACCCGACTCCACATCCGGTCTCCGACGCCAGGAAGGCGAGTGCCCACAACCTCGCCGGGAGAGGCGGACGCGGCACCGGGTGCACCGCCAGGGACCTTTCGCACGGCGCCTTGGTCACACCCCGTGCCGACCGCGAGCAGCACGCCACAGACAAGAGCCGTACCTATGCCATGACGCACACCGCCGCGCCGCGTCGGCCGACGAGGGAACGGAGACACCGTGGATATCCGCATGATGACGATCTTGTGGGGGAACGGACGCGAACCGCACCCGGACGCGGCATCCGGCCCAATGGATTCCTCCGCCAGGCCAGTGCGGCCGGCCTCGCTCACCGCCCCGTCTGCCGGGTGCATCCGCTGCTCAGGCGTATCCGGCCCGTGCGCGGCGGGACCGCCCCGTCCAGCCGTCCCCTACATCGGCGGGCGGCTGTCCTACAGGACACGCTGTTCTCGCCGGCACGGACAGCCGGTCGGCGGGGCGGCGCCGTATGAGTACGCCGGTGCCGGCACTCCCGCAGGACGGCAGTCGTGATGATCAGCAACGCCTCCACGGGACGGAGCCGAGAACGCAGCGGCTCTCGGTCCACTCCCTCGGTCGTGCTCGAAGCCCGGGCCCGGATAGTGTGCGCCGTACCCAGCAGACGAGAGGCCACGATGAAGCACGGGATCATACGAACGGCCGCACGCGTGTTGCGCCAGCGCCCCGGTCTGCTCTGCTTTCCCGCTCTCGGCCTCTTGACCGTCGCGTTGGTCCTGGCGGCCTCCTGGCCGCTGCTCCTGCAAGAGGTCTGGCACCGGGCCGGGCGCGGCCAGGCTCCCACCCAGGCTCAGTCGGCCGGGATGGCACTCGTGGTGTGGACCGCCTCCGCGCTCAACAGCGTCTTCACCGCAGCCCTGCTCCACTCCGTACACGCGCTCCTCGGCGGAGAACGCCTCCCGCTGGGCGCCTCGCTGCGCGCGACCGGCCGACGTGTGCCCACCCTGCTCTCCTGGAGCCTGTTCTCGCTGGTAGCCGGTTCGCTACTGCGGACCGGAGAGTCCCTGGCCGGTCTTTCGACGCTCTTCGAACTGCTCGGGTTCTCCTGGTCATTGCTGACCTTCTTCGTACTCCCCGTCATCGTCGTCGAGGGAACCGGACTCGTGACGAGTCTGCGCCGGTCGCTCGCGCTCGGGCGCCACTCGCTCGGCCGGTGGGTCGCGGGCGGTCTCAAGCTCTTCATCACGACCGCACTGGTCGTCATCGGCGCGATCGTGGTGCTGATCCTCGCGGTGGAGTCCGACAGCCTGGCCGTCCTCTTCGCCACCTTCGCGGTGGTCGTGGCCTTGTTCCTGCTCGTCGCCGTCGTCAACTCCGCCGCATCCGGCATATACCGGACCTCCCTCTACCGCGAGGCCGTCACCACAGGCGGCCCGACCGGTCGCTAGTGTTGTGACCGCGAAGCTTCGCCGGTGTAACGCCAAAGCCCGCCACCCCGACGTACTCGCCGCCCAGCGCAAGGAATGCGCCCGCATCCCCAGCGACAGGGGCATCCGTCGGGGCGGACGCCCCCTCGTACCCGCGGCCTGATCATGCGATCCAGCCGAGAACGTCAAGTCCTCGTACTACGACCGATTCGGTACAGCACGTTCGGACGCAGTGGCCCTTCGGGTGCGGTGAGGTCGTCGAAGTCGTCGGCCGGGTCCCGGGTCATGCCGATCCGTCGCATGACGGCCTGTGAACGGAGATTGGTGGCCGTTGTCACAGCGAGCACCTCGGGAAGCTCAAGAGTGTCGAAGCCGTAGGCCAGTACTGCCAGCGCGGCCTCGGTGGCGTAGCCCTGGCCCCAGGCGGATCGGGCGAGCCTCCAGCCGATCTCCACTCCAGTGAACGGCATGCCGTCATCCACCTCGTCCAAGCCCGCGAAGCCGATGAACTCGCCTGTGGCCTGCGCCTCGACCGCCCACCACCCGTAGCCTCGCTGGTCGAACTCGGTCTGGAACCGCGCCACGGAGGCATCGCTCTGTTCACGGGTGAGTACGTCGCCCAAGTGCTCCCGAACCTCGGGATCGGCGTTCATCGCCGCCCATGGTTCAAGGTCTGAGTCACGCCATCGACGAAGGGTGAGGCGATCGGTGTGCAGTTCAGCCATCTGGCCAGCCAACGTGAGATGTCCCCCTGAGGCAATCCATTTTCCTTCAGGACGACACCACCACGCGGAATGGACATACACAGCTCGCTCCCAGGCCTGAACCGTCCCGTGCCGCCTCTCTGAGCCGCCTCGCAAGCTCGGTCGGTAAGGAGGCCTGAAACGCGGAACGCATGCGGCCGACATGCCGCACATGGCGTAATGAACCGCTCCGGCGGGTTCCCAGGTCACGTTGTGCGGAGGCGGTGATCAGTGCGGAGGCGGGAAGGCGGGTGGCAAACCGGGCCATGGGCACGGAGAGCATTGACCGATCGGAAGGTTTCGGCGAGCGGCTGCTAGGCCTGTTGCTGGACAGAGCGCGGCTGCTGCCGCCCCAGATGATCGCCCCGCTGATCGCGGAGGGAGTGGCCAGGATCGGCGGTCGTGACGTCTCCGTGCTGCTCCAGGACTACGCGCAGGAGCTGCTGGTGCCACTGCCGGGCAAGAAGCTGCACGTGGCCCAGCCAGAGTCGGTGGCCGACTCCCCGGCCGGGCGGGCCTTCCTGCGCGGGGACGTTGTCGAGGTACCGCAGGCCCCGGGCGGTGTCCGGATGTACCTGCCGCTGCTGGACGGCAGCGACCAGGTGGGCGTATTGGCTCTCACCCTGGACGCAGTCGGCGACGACGACCGGCGCCTGCTGACCAGGCTCGCCAGCCTGGTCGCCGACATGCTGGTCACCAAGAACGCCTACACCGACCAGTTCTTCCAGGCCCGGCGTCGGGAGCCCATGAGCGTGTCCGCAGAGATCCAGTGGAGCCTGCTGCCGCCGCTGACGATGTCCGTGCCCCAGGTCGAGGTGGCCGGCGCGCTGGAGCCCGCCTACCGTGTCGCCGGCGACAGCTTCGATTACGCCCTCAACGGCAACATCCTGCACATGGCCGTCATTGACGCGATGGGCCACGGCTTGGACGCCGCCACGATGGCAACCGTGGCCATCGGCGCTTATCGGCATGCCCGGCGCGTGTTCATCAGCCTGGACGAAAAGTACGCGTTCATGGACGATGCCATTTCCCGGCAGTTCGGGCCCGACCACTTCGTCACGGCGCAGCTGATGCACCTGAACATCACCACCGGTGAGATGGAGCTGGTCAACGCGGGCCACCCCGCGCCGCTGCTGATCCGCGACGGCCGGGTCGTGGAGCAGCTGGAGAGCGCGACGACGCTGCCCGTCGGCTTCGGCGGCGAAATGCCCCGAGTCAGGGAACACGTGCTCCAGCGAGGCGACCGGGTGCTCAGCTACACCGACGGCATCATCGAGGAGCATGTCGTCGGCGGGGAGACGTTCGGCGAGGAACGCCTCATCCACTGCGTCAACCGCCTGGGGGAAGTGCCCTCAGAGGGAGTGCGGGCGGATCTGCGCCGACTCTCCCACACGCTGAGGAGGGAACGGGGCGGGCGCACCACCGACGACGCCACCCTTTTCATGGTCGAGTGGCACGGGGGCACCGCCGACCACCTCATGACCCTCGACTGACCTCTCGACATCGACCGAGTCCGCACCCGACACCGCCGCCCAACGCCGACGACGACCCGTCCCCAGCGGTGTCGCATCGCGACAGGGGGGGGGACCTGCAAGCGCGCCAGGGGCAAGGGTGCCGGGGACACCCCGGTCGTGCAACGGTCTCATCCGGGGGCGTCCGTCTGGCACTCTCTTCCGGCCCCAGACCGTATGCCGTGGCGAGACCCCGCACACCGTTCGGAAGGCCTGCCCTGCGGCGACGGCAGATGATCCGGTCCGAACAGCCGAAGCCGCTGACCTCGCATCACGGTGACGGGAAGGCCGTGGGCACCCCGTCACCTTGCATATCCGGCACCAGCCGTAGGACGTCGTTGACTCCATGACGTTCACACGGTCGTGCAATGTCCGACCGGGCTGGCCTTGCGGGGGCGATTTCTCGAGAACCGCCATACGGCGTCGGAGTTGTTCTTCACACCCCTCGGGTTGTTGCAGTCATCGGATGCGCAGGCAGTCCGCGCTCGCGCGGAGACAACTGACAACGTGGACAGGGCGGTGGCCGCCACGAGCGTCGCGATTCGCTTCTTCACCCGCGTGAAACCCCTCTGCTTTCCCGTGCGACCGTGAGCCGCGTTGGCATGCCACTGCCAATTGCGAGTTGTCGACGTTCCTGCGCGGACCCCCGTGCCGCGCAGTCCGATCGAGTCGGTGAACGTCCCCTTCAGGATGCAGCAACGCGGCCGGTGAGTCGTGAGCGCTGAGTGCACAACCGTGTTGGCAATGAGTTCACCCGTGCCCGTGGAACGCCTGCTGCCGGTGTTCCTGCGGGGTGGTGCCGTAGGCGGCGCGGTAGGCGCGGCTGAAGTCGGTCGCGCGGGGGAAGCCCCAGCGGGTGGCGATGGTGTGGATGCGGGCGGCGCGGAGCGCGGGGTCGGCGAGATCACGACGGGCCGCCTCCAAGCGCAGGCGGCGGATCCATGCGGCGACCGTGATCTCCTCGTCCCGGAAGAGACGGTGCAGGTAGCTGGTGGAGATGTGGTGCGCGGCCGCGATCGTGGCCGGGGCGAGGTGCGGGTCGTGCAGGTGCTCCCGGATGAACGCCTGGATGCGCAGCGTGAGGGTCCGCCGGTGGGTCTCCGAGGGGAGACTGTCGTCGGCATCGAGGACGTGGGCGAAGAGCGCGGCGACCAGATCGGTGAAGACGGTGCCCAGTCTGGGCCCGTCGGCAGGCTGATACGCGGTCGTGTCCGCGCTCAGCTGGGTGAGGAGCCGTGCCAGCAGGGCACCGATCCCTTCCTGTGTCGACACCGGTGCCCCGACTATCCGGCCCACCGCGCTGCGCGGCAACGGCAGCACGGCCTTGGGAATCTCCAACGCAAGGGTTGTGCCCAGGTCCTCGGTACTGTGCACGTCGTTCGTCAGCGAAGTCGAGTTGATGAGCAATCCGTGCGGCTTGTACTCGGTCTCCCGGTGCTTCCACACACCTCCTCCGGCCCCGCGTAGGACGAGTGAGAGGTGGTACGCCTCAGGGTCGGACTGCCGGATCAGCTTCGGTGTGCGGCGGAAGACCAGCGGCTGGAACGTGGCAGTCCACATGGTGACAGCACCGAGGCCCAGCACGCGCTGGGAGGCCCGGAAGTCGTCGGCGTAGTCGCTCCGCAGTTCCATGGGGGCATGGGTACGGCCCAGTAGCTCGGCCCAGTAGCCGAACCGGTCCGGCGCGGGTACATCGTCACTCCGGAACACCAACTCGTCCAGCAACCGTCTTCCCCTCTTTCCCTGCAACCGCTGGTCAACGGCTCCCACTCAGGGATACACGGTGAAAGGGATGCCGCAGTTCCATTGCACCACGGTCGAACGACACGGGCAGGACAGCCCGGTTGCACGATCCGTCGGACATCGCCCGGCCCGTACCGTTCCCAGGGAAGACGTTACTGATGGTCACCCGGGTGGTCTCGAATGCAGATTGGAGAGCCGACCGTGCCGGGCCGGCCGTCCAGCACCGCGCGTATTGCTACGGGCTGTCACGGCCGGCCCCTATCGCTACGCCCTGTACCGATAACGGATCCGGCCGCGGGTGAGGTCGTAGGGGCTGAGTTCCACGAGCACCCGGTCGTACGGAAGGATCTTGATGTAGTTCTTCCGGATCTTCCCGCTGATGTGGGCGAGCACTGTGTGCCCGCTCTTGAGCTCTACCTTGAAGGTGGCATTGCGCAGGCACTCGATGACAGTGCCTTCGACTTCTACGCCCCCTGATGTTTTTGACATGGTCTCTCGGTTCTCCGGTTCTGTGACGGTGTAATTCGATGGGAAACGAATGCGGTGCGCGGTCGGGTGGGGCGCTCTCTGCCCTCCGCCGTACGCAGCCGACCCGTGGACGACGGCCGTCTGGCGCCCGCCCGTGGGAGCGGCCGTCACCACGCCTGCCTCGGACTCGATTTGGTCGTTCGATGCGGTGTGACGGATCGTCAGCTGCGGATGAGCTCCAGGGTGCCGGCCGCGCGCCGGGCACCGATGTTCTCGAACAGGGCGGTAGCCGCCGCGTTGGACTCGTTCACCTCAGCCCACGCCGAAACGGTCCCGGAGCGGTGCAGTGAACCCAGCGCGTGGGCCAGCAGCGCCCGGGCGATCCCGCGGCGGTGCCTGTCGGCCCGGACGGCGATCAGCCCGATCCGTGGCTGCCGGGTAAGCGGCGCCACCCGGATCAGCCCCACGTACTGGTCCAAGTGCCGCGCCACCGCGTACTTCGCCGGGTCGACGACGGTGGTCCCCGCCGGGCGGGGCAGCACCTCGGCCGGCATCGTCTGCCATCCGACGGCGGCCTCGACCTCGTCGCGGATGATGCGGTCCAGAGCCCGCAGCGGGGCCTCCTCGGCCTCACCGGAGGGCACGATGGTCACGCCGGACGGGGGCCGCACCGGGTCGAGACCGGTGATCTGTGGGTCGGTGGGCACGAGATAGCCCCATTCGCGGCGTGCGACGGCGAAGCCGGCCCGCTCCCAGGCGGACCGCGCGTCATGGTCGGCCTCGTCGACGACCGTGGACAACGGCGTCGGCAGATCCGTCAGCATCGCGTCGGCGATGCGGTCGAAGACCGCGCCGTGCCATGCGTCGATGCTGATGAAGAGCCGCCCGTCGGGTCGGCGTGAAGCGTCGCCTCGGCCGACCGTCCGGTCGTCCTCCACGGCGTGCCACTGCATGTTCGACACCCGCGTGACCACGACCGCGTGATTGCCCGTGCCCGAAGCGGAATGCGCAAAGTTCATAGCTGTTGCCTCTCAGGAGTGCCTTGTCTGAGGCGCTCCCGGCGACACCTACGTCAATCGCCCACCGTGACGAAAAGGGGGAGCACCCACACGGATACAGCCTTCATGGGTCTCACCTCCTCGCTCTCTCTCACGGCTGGCCAGACGCTACCAGCGGGGATCGGTCGGCCCAACCCATTTGATGCCGGCATCCCCGGCCTAAGAGGTTGTCTCACGTGGCAAGTTTCGCGAGCTTCTTGTAGCAGGTCAGGGCGGCGGCCATGGCCAGGCCTCGGCTCTGTCAGTCGTTGCGGACCACGTACGGGATCTTGAGACCACGAACAGCCCATGGCAGGCTCATGCCGCATGATCGATGAATTCGCGAAAGACAACTTGCACGGGAGACTGTGGCGGGACCGCAAGGCGCTGCTCTGGAAACTCGACGGCTTGTCCGAATACGACGCCCGCCGGCCTTTGACAGCGACCGGGACCAACCTCCTCGGCCTGGTCAAACACGTGGCCACCGTCGAGGCCAGGTACTTCGGCGAGGTCTTCGACCGCCCTTCCCCGGAACCGCTGCCCCGGTGGCAGGACTCCAACGGCAGCGATCTGTGGGCAACCGAGGACGAGACCCGCGAT is a genomic window of Streptomyces griseochromogenes containing:
- the infA gene encoding translation initiation factor IF-1, which gives rise to MSKTSGGVEVEGTVIECLRNATFKVELKSGHTVLAHISGKIRKNYIKILPYDRVLVELSPYDLTRGRIRYRYRA
- a CDS encoding GNAT family N-acetyltransferase, which produces MNFAHSASGTGNHAVVVTRVSNMQWHAVEDDRTVGRGDASRRPDGRLFISIDAWHGAVFDRIADAMLTDLPTPLSTVVDEADHDARSAWERAGFAVARREWGYLVPTDPQITGLDPVRPPSGVTIVPSGEAEEAPLRALDRIIRDEVEAAVGWQTMPAEVLPRPAGTTVVDPAKYAVARHLDQYVGLIRVAPLTRQPRIGLIAVRADRHRRGIARALLAHALGSLHRSGTVSAWAEVNESNAAATALFENIGARRAAGTLELIRS
- a CDS encoding VOC family protein, encoding MERVLGIGGYFMRAADPAALSAWYRDCLGLDADENGLWRQGTGPTVFATFESETDYFGSRTQQAMLNFRVRDLDAMLAQLRAKGADVAKETQDMEGVGRFGWVTDPEGNRVELWQPA
- a CDS encoding GNAT family N-acetyltransferase; translated protein: MAELHTDRLTLRRWRDSDLEPWAAMNADPEVREHLGDVLTREQSDASVARFQTEFDQRGYGWWAVEAQATGEFIGFAGLDEVDDGMPFTGVEIGWRLARSAWGQGYATEAALAVLAYGFDTLELPEVLAVTTATNLRSQAVMRRIGMTRDPADDFDDLTAPEGPLRPNVLYRIGRSTRT
- a CDS encoding helix-turn-helix domain-containing protein, with amino-acid sequence MLDELVFRSDDVPAPDRFGYWAELLGRTHAPMELRSDYADDFRASQRVLGLGAVTMWTATFQPLVFRRTPKLIRQSDPEAYHLSLVLRGAGGGVWKHRETEYKPHGLLINSTSLTNDVHSTEDLGTTLALEIPKAVLPLPRSAVGRIVGAPVSTQEGIGALLARLLTQLSADTTAYQPADGPRLGTVFTDLVAALFAHVLDADDSLPSETHRRTLTLRIQAFIREHLHDPHLAPATIAAAHHISTSYLHRLFRDEEITVAAWIRRLRLEAARRDLADPALRAARIHTIATRWGFPRATDFSRAYRAAYGTTPQEHRQQAFHGHG
- a CDS encoding DUF6159 family protein, translating into MTVALVLAASWPLLLQEVWHRAGRGQAPTQAQSAGMALVVWTASALNSVFTAALLHSVHALLGGERLPLGASLRATGRRVPTLLSWSLFSLVAGSLLRTGESLAGLSTLFELLGFSWSLLTFFVLPVIVVEGTGLVTSLRRSLALGRHSLGRWVAGGLKLFITTALVVIGAIVVLILAVESDSLAVLFATFAVVVALFLLVAVVNSAASGIYRTSLYREAVTTGGPTGR
- a CDS encoding PP2C family protein-serine/threonine phosphatase — encoded protein: MGTESIDRSEGFGERLLGLLLDRARLLPPQMIAPLIAEGVARIGGRDVSVLLQDYAQELLVPLPGKKLHVAQPESVADSPAGRAFLRGDVVEVPQAPGGVRMYLPLLDGSDQVGVLALTLDAVGDDDRRLLTRLASLVADMLVTKNAYTDQFFQARRREPMSVSAEIQWSLLPPLTMSVPQVEVAGALEPAYRVAGDSFDYALNGNILHMAVIDAMGHGLDAATMATVAIGAYRHARRVFISLDEKYAFMDDAISRQFGPDHFVTAQLMHLNITTGEMELVNAGHPAPLLIRDGRVVEQLESATTLPVGFGGEMPRVREHVLQRGDRVLSYTDGIIEEHVVGGETFGEERLIHCVNRLGEVPSEGVRADLRRLSHTLRRERGGRTTDDATLFMVEWHGGTADHLMTLD